One window of Pieris napi chromosome 1, ilPieNapi1.2, whole genome shotgun sequence genomic DNA carries:
- the LOC125048658 gene encoding thyroid receptor-interacting protein 11-like isoform X4, whose amino-acid sequence MLKKWKIVITNWINCYFNDEKKKVLHINLETLVGIISHLRDNFSLDESKSSLLDAHTVQEFIIEKFPNFKFENGSTEPESEDEVYTAASLLLYFVCVNSKDVYIRSAMCKNLQTEDQEVILKFTKCLMACSNISLDNVWTAIKESCIQAIPGPSLEQFTVSQTPPALRSLHSEVRRLQASLDAERFDRNFLQEELSRTNLKLEKLVKDKENYKLEVLNLKAKISLCCGQKEESQMLEPKGNNSTKLKKQLEETEQRLVNVQEQMDDLQHERDVYKCKLDETKRQYDILLNLNQQETTRANQLTEELENERQRTQSLEELVSELRQHNRLNGLDSSQLECDDNDISFHSPLNNTSICSEACANVIEVQLGEERAKIVVLETQIKELKTKLTDLSKKFENERIAFGVTVSQKDTEIKNLNHIINEEVEVKNTMKLHFDNEINKLSSDLDEMQIKLKESNETSKRDIATKMQEIQTLQEEKLSLLQSLNNEVAKLENVIKNLQVDIEAEKSSKNKLREEYEKTIMLLNDKALNRNNELFELQDKINENGEMIENLQMQLKSEKELKDDISNKHNNDLMNLATQRSALEKELQNKCRELLDAHMQLKQYTDANEELKTELECVKNSYTKSQEECKVLEENKEKLLNEIKNRDTKIEKLENDIDGLESGYGEMKTKLICDLNESQATINTLKSQLHDEIKYKLGLQNRIFELENIIAERDNTITEKELKLKEINENFVGEKSKFKEKLNQLTNDITEKKTVIKTLKAEVEQNRLKQASILEDLEDKLKSEEQEKIAEQEKNISICKENDDLQKVLEEKSTIIASLHEEINKFSKLLEEKCTVIQQFEDSAAVNKKLFDELQHDFNIETSKLAVKLTDTEKSLKELKSKSNCASEKYELSIQTLKIEKECLNKIIQDERETLAVVESEKTLLLQKLSEETSRKSSIEKEYLKKCELFNNITSQYSEEVLKNKSEIAQLSKVLKEMETDNTKKCADLKTLECDISQAETHHKEIILQKETEIYNLQCLVEELKLINTELQNQLKTETEMKKQALDALQRENVQLQYSLEEDNISHEMIVKEKNSLIEDLEGNVQSLVQQLEIVKQNYDADTKKWEKMKFELEQLNNQKDKQIHDYIDIVKSLNEVNAEKENAITDISSQNNMNLEIISEMNEEIVELKKACDQGSNDLKHTLATEKAVRDSLESEKKNLLVENSILLQKTLDDQTAYRVLKAERDSLLNEKALMIQELLEEKNMRKMVEEEKETISLQKKQVLEELDNLKNFKETLIQEKECLTQQLIDEGLNKKMLEQEKSNMADKKAELDEKLATEILNRMHLEKQFNQLTIERENLTEDVSKLKTMINALENEKSKLYQQVESFIVEKEESLAQIELLKNNMMDLTNVKNDLMQEKTDIIQEKVLLMKISNEMKQKLDDVTSEKDQINQRFEQISQQYSVATINSEEEMKNITSEFKHLQSDYKHLKGAHDEIASALNSGFDSFIEIISTKNLANLIEHKLKSKDLNLAEKFTSILDVAESLIQELTMSKKNENGLNEEIKTLKESRDKHKQKVLTLEEDIQNLLKEIGQQSETLESKTAEIKRLQKDNESLHNELTGVRIQLDEKVHSLKDKLIDNENLTDKLRETYECQIDNLNMMVTKLTNYLKDKTVELDGVRNERDKLQETIDKNNQAIKSFEEEIKTHKQIQEKLISEFESERQVLKNMITVTESVMEDQKTSLNKVINVHVRTIDALEGEIATLKELINVEKSNSLGKLNEKDHAFEALFRDLDALRKEKENLETKLESEISGFQNQVTQLTDEKGSLYEEFEKCRKDIVCKDEENNELKIKLDVVQKERDSINKDLGELKINNSLLQEQIQSHNEILNKVTNLERDRSVLQREKGELIKQINELNVKLEANIVIEEKNIELVKMRTELEQELKNKEMEINDMKSRLDSTLDENKRLSQTFDKEKQNLINKCNLLQEYHDKAKVDLEKKQKEIDVLQKSIEMLKGERENAILSINNKNLEIKEMNRKLTEEKSAKEHYLSEIKALNSDVGDLRQRLDDAKIDLEVVNVLRKENEELIQLVGQRETFAVTSREKSPNRHQVEKELRQLHNQKQLYQEQISIFKERQKEEISALEKELEETRNKLEESSRTYQEHIRSLTTELWNVGEKFLMKKDEAEWLRKTQRSGSLMSLQHVHSSGLVAHQEEPSRPSDCHSLRSLPVTNNTKETRGVHTLDEEGEVFDNRWLNELQSTPKKEKVPNNGQRLSELKWRNSLCPPHLKSSYPAETQFVQALQEDDIKMGSMSLGGRGVRKEVGITAYKKPGPPTPSKQAGRLSATDSELRESLRVEAEPNASRKTSTPSRLRSLFRPNKNDTTESTPRSRRLSNIFRKK is encoded by the exons ATGTTGAAAAAGTGGAAAATTGTTATAACAAACTGG ataaattgttactttaatgatgagaaaaaaaaagtcttACACATTAATTTGGAAACGCTTGTTGGTATAATATCACATTTGAGGGATAATTTTAGTTTGGATGAATCAAAATCATCTTTGTTGGATGCTCACACAGTGCAAGAGTTTATAATAGAAAAGTttcctaattttaaatttgaaaatggcTCAACAGAACCAGAGTCAGAAGATGAGGTGTATACAGCTGCTTCATTACTgttgtattttgtgtgtgttaaCTCCAAAGATGTATATATTAGGAGTGCCATGTGCAAAAATCTTCAAACGGAAGATCAAgaagtaatattaaagttcactAAATGCTTGATGGCTTGCTCCAATATTTCACTTGATAATGTTTGGACAGCTATTAAAG agTCTTGTATTCAAGCTATTCCAGGGCCAAGCTTGGAGCAGTTTACAGTATCTCAAACTCCACCAGCATTACGTTCACTTCATAGTGAAGTGCGACGATTGCAAGCATCTTTAGATGCTGAACGATTTGATCGAAATTTTCTTCAAGAGGAGCTTAGCAGGACTAACTTGAAGCTTGAAAAACTAG TCaaagataaagaaaattacaaGTTGGAGGTTCTTAATCTAAAGGCCAAAATATCACTATGTTGTGGGCAAAAAGAGGAGTCACAGATGTTAGAGCcgaaaggaaataattcaactAAATTAAAGAAGCAATTGGAAGAAACAGAGCAACGTTTGGTTAATGTTCAGGAACAAATGGATGATTTGCAACATGAAAGAGATGTATATAAGTGTAAG TTGGATGAAACCAAACGCCAATATGATATTTTACTTAACCTGAATCAACAAGAGACAACCAGAGCTAACCAGTTAACTGAAGAGTTAGAAAATGAAAGACAAAGGACACAATCTCTTGAAGAGTTAGTCTCAGAATTACGGCAACATAATCGTTTAAATGGTTTAGACAGTAGTCAACTGGAATGTGATGATAATGACATTAGTTTTCACTCTCCTCTGAATAATACAT CTATTTGCAGTGAAGCCTGTGCAAATGTTATTGAAGTCCAACTTGGAGAGGAGCGAGCAAAGATAGTTGTCCttgaaacacaaattaaagaattaaag ACCAAATTAACTGACTTAAGTAAAAAGTTTGAAAATGAAAGAATAGCTTTTGGTGTCACTGTATCCCAGAAAgatactgaaataaaaaacctaaatCACATTATTAATGAGGAGgtagaagtaaaaaataccatgaaattacattttgataatgaaataaataaactaagcaGTGACCTTGATGAGatgcaaataaaattaaaggaaaGTAACGAAACGTCAAAAAGAGATATTGCCACAAAGATGCAGGAAATTCAAACATTACAAGAAGAAAAACTTTCTCTTCTACAGAGTCTAAATAATGAAGTGGCTAAActggaaaatgttattaaaaatcttcaaGTCGACATTGAAGCTGAAAAGTCctccaaaaataaattgagaGAAGAATAtgaaaaaacaataatgttaTTGAATGACAAAGCACTTAACAGGAATAATGAGTTATTTGAATTGcaagataaaattaatgaaaatggtgAAATGATTGAGAACCTTCAAATGCAGCTAAAATCAGAAAAAGAACTTAAAGATGACATTtccaataaacataataatgatttaatgaaCCTTGCTACACAAAGGTCAGCCCTTGAAAAAgaactacaaaataaatgtcgtGAACTGTTAGATGCACACATGCAGTTAAAACAATATACTGATGCTAATGAAGAGTTAAAGACAGAGTTGGAATGTGTAAAGAATAGCTATACTAAATCTCAAGAAGAGTGCAAAGTGttagaagaaaataaagagAAACTGCTAAATGAGATTAAAAACCGCGACactaaaattgaaaaattagaaaatgaCATAGACGGTCTTGAAAGTGGTTATGGTGAAATGAAAACGAAACTGATATGTGATTTAAATGAATCTCAAGCTACAATAAACACCCTTAAAAGTCAATTACATGATGAAATAAAGTACAAACTAGGTTTGCAAAACAGAATATTCGAACTAGAAAATATTATAGCAGAGAGAGATAATACAATTActgaaaaagaattaaaattaaaagaaataaatgaaaattttgttggtgaaaaatctaaatttaaggAGAAATTGAATCAACTAACAAATGACATAACTGAGAAAAAGACGGTCATAAAAACTCTTAAAGCAGAAGTTGAACAAAATAGACTGAAACAAGCTTCAATTTTAGAAGATTTGGAAGATAAACTTAAGTCTGAAGAACAAGAAAAAATTGCagaacaagaaaaaaatatttctatatgcAAAGAAAATGACGACCTCCAAAAAGTATTGGAAGAAAAGTCTACAATCATAGCATCTCTACatgaagaaattaataaattttcaaaacttcTCGAAGAAAAATGCACAG TAATTCAACAATTTGAAGATTCTGCTGCAGTTAACAAAAAACTGTTTGATGAGTTACAGCACGATTTTAACATTGAAACATCTAAATTAGCAGTTAAACTTACTGATACAGAAAAATCACTTAAAGAACTTAAATCAAAGTCTAATTGCGCAAGTGAAAAATACGAACTATCTATACAAACACTGAAAATAGAAAAAGAAtgccttaataaaataatacaggATGAAAGAGAAACACTTGCTGTTGTTGAAAgtgaaaaaacattattacttCAGAAACTTAGTGAAGAAACCAGTCGAAAAAGTAGTATTGAAAAAGAGTATCTTAAAAAATgtgaattgtttaataatataacatctCAGTACAGTGaagaagttttaaaaaataaatcagaaaTTGCTCAGCTTTCTAAAGTTTTGAAGGAAATGGAGACTGACAATACCAAAAAATGTGCTG ACTTAAAGACATTAGAATGTGACATATCACAAGCTGAAACACATcacaaagaaataattttgcagaaggaaactgaaatttataatttacaatgtTTGGTCGAAGAATTAAAGTTGATTAATACAGAATTGCAAAATCAACTGAAAACAGAAACTGAAATGAAAAAACAAGCTTTAGATGCTTTACAGCGAGAAAATGTACAACTACAATATAGCTTAGAAGAGGATAACATTAGCCATGAAATGATTGTCAAGGAAAAGAATAGCTTGATTGAAGATTTGGAAGGAAATGTGCAGTCTTTAGTGCAACAGTTAGAAatagtaaaacaaaattatgacGCTGACACAAAGAAATGGGAGAAAATGAAATTTGAGTTAGAGCAactaaataatcaaaaagatAAACAGATTCATGATTATATTGACATTGTTAAATCTCTAAATGAAGTGAATGCTGAAAAAGAAAATGCTATTACTGATATTAGTtcacaaaataatatgaatCTGGAGATTATTAGTGAAATGAATGAAGAGATAGTTGAACTGAAGAAAGCGTGTGATCAAGGAAGTAACGATTTAAAACATACCCTTGCTACTGAGAAAGCAGTAAGAGATTCGTTAGAGTCAGAAAAGAAAAACTTATTGGTGGAAAATAGCATTTTGCTGCAAAAAACTTTAGATGATCAAACAGCTTACAGGGTTTTGAAAGCTGAACGAGACTCGTTGCTAAACGAAAAAGCTTTAATGATTCAAGAACTGTtggaagaaaaaaatatgaggAAAATGGTTGAAGAGGAAAAAGAAACCATATCTTTGCAAAAGAAGCAAGTGTTAGAAGAATTAGAcaatttaaagaactttaagGAAACATTAATTCAAGAAAAAGAATGCCTAACACAGCAACTAATTGATGaaggtttaaataaaaaaatgttggaACAAgaaaaaagcaacatggctgATAAGAAAGCAGAATTAGACGAGAAATTAGCTACTGAGATATTAAATAGAATGCATCttgaaaaacaatttaacCAACTGACCATTGAAAGGGAAAACTTAACAGAGGACGTATCTAAGCTTAAAACGATGATAAATGCgcttgaaaacgaaaaatCTAAGCTTTACCAGCAGGTGGAAAGCTTCATAGTTGAAAAAGAGGAGTCTCTCGCTCAAAtagaacttttaaaaaataacatgatGGACCTAACAAATGTCAAAAACGATTTAATGCAAGAAAAAACCGATATAATTCAAGAAAAAGTATTACTTATGAAGATAtcaaatgaaatgaaacaaaaactgGATGACGTCACAAGTGAAAAAGATCAAATTAATCAGAGATTTGAACAAATAAGTCAGCAATACTCTGTAGCCACAATAAATTCAGAGgaagaaatgaaaaatataacatcAGAATTCAAACATCTTCAATCTGATTACAAAC ACTTAAAAGGTGCGCATGATGAAATTGCTTCTGCATTAAATAGTGGCTTTGATtcatttatagaaataataagtacCAAAAACCTTGCCAATTTAAttgaacataaattaaaatctaaagacCTCAATTTAGCAGAGAAATTTACTAGTATTTTGGACGTAGCCGAATCTCTTATACAAGAATTGACAATGTcaaagaaaaatgaaaatggcttaaatgaagaaattaaaacattaaaagagTCCAGAGACAAGCATAAGCAAAAAGTTTTGACACTTGAAGAAGATATACAAAATCTTCTTAAAG AAATTGGTCAACAAAGTGAAACTTTAGAATCAAAAACAGCAGAAATTAAGAGACTACAAAAAGACAATGAATCACTTCACAATGAATTGACTGGAGTTAGAATACAATTAGATGAAAAAGTACACTCTTTGAAAGACAAACTAATTGATAACGAAAATTTGACAGATAAATTAAGAGAAAcatatgaatgtcaaatagacAACTTAAACATGATGGTAACAAAattgactaattatttaaaagataagACAGTAGAACTGGATGGTGTGAGAAATGAAAGAGATAAATTACAAGAGACCAtcgataaaaataatcaag CCATAAAGTCATTTGAAGAAGAAATCAAGACCCATAAACAAATTCAAGAGAAGTTAATAAGCGAATTTGAATCAGAGAGGCAAGTACTCAAAAACATGATTACAGTGACAGAATCAGTTATGGAGGATCAAAAGACGAGTctcaataaagttattaatgtTCACGTCAGAACAATAGACGCGTTAGAAGGAGAAATAGCAACGttaaaagaattaattaatgttgaaAAAAGTAATTCTCTCGGCAAACTTAATGAAAAAGACCACGCATTTGAAGCACTATTTAGAGATTTGGATGCATTGAGAAAGGAAAAGGAAAATTTAGAGACTAAACTGGAATCTGAGATAAGTGGTTTTCAGAATCAAGTGACTCAACTTACGGATGAAAAGGGTAGTTTATATGAGGAATTTGAGAAATGTAGAAAAG ATATTGTTTGCAAAGATGAAGAAAATAATGAACTAAAAATCAAATTGGATGTAGTGCAAAAAGAGCGTGATTCAATTAATAAAGACTTGGGTGAactcaaaattaataacagcTTATTGCAAGAACAAATACAAAGTCACAACGAAATTCTTAACAAAGTTACGAATTTAGAAAGAGATAGATCCGTTTTGCAACGGGAAAAAGGGGAAttgataaaacaaattaacgaattaaatgttaaactcgAAGCAAATATTGTGATtgaggaaaaaaatattgagttGGTCAAGATGAGAACGGAATTAGAACAAGAATTAAAGAACAAAGAAATGG aaataaatgACATGAAATCACGTCTCGACTCCACATTGGATGAAAATAAACGTTTATCTCAAACGTTTGATAAAGAAAAGCAAaaccttattaataaatgtaatctCCTACAAGAATATCACGATAAAGCGAAAGTAGATCtagaaaagaaacaaaaagagATAGATGTATTGCAAAAGAGcattgaaatgttaaaagGTGAAAGAGAAAACGCTATTCTGTCCATCAACAATaagaatttagaaataaaagagATGAATAGGAAATTGACAGAAGAGAAAAGTGCTAAAGAACATTATTTGAGTGAAATAAAGGCTTTGAACTCAGATGTTGGAGATTTGAGACAGCGTTTAGATGATGCAAAGATAGATTTGGAGGTTGTGAATGTTCTAAGAAAGGAGAATGAAGAGTTGATTCAACTTGTTGGTCAAAGAGAAACAT TTGCAGTAACCAGCCGAGAAAAATCACCTAACAGACATCAAGTGGAAAAGGAACTCCGTCAACTTCACAATCAG AAACAACTGTATCAAGAGCAAATTTCCATATTCAAAGAGAGACAAAAAGAAGAGATATCGGCATTGGAGAAAGAGTTGGAAGAGACTCGTAATAAGCTCGAGGAGTCGAGTAGGACTTACCAGGAACATATAAGGTCGTTGACCACCGAGCTGTGGAATGTCGGAGAGAAGTTCTTGATGAAAAAGGATGAGGCGGAGTGGCTGAGGAAGACTCAGCGGTCTGGCTCTCTTATGTCCCTTCAACACGTGCATTCG TCTGGTCTCGTAGCTCACCAAGAGGAGCCATCCAGACCTTCAGATTGTCATTCATTGCGCTCTCTGCCCGTCACCAACAACACTAAAG AAACCCGTGGCGTCCACACGTTAGACGAAGAAGGTGAGGTTTTTGACAACAGATGGTTGAATGAGTTGCAATCTACGCCCAAGAAGGAGAAAGTCCCAAATAATGGGCAACGATTGTCCGAATTGAAGTGGAGGAACTCACTTTGTCCGCCGCATCTCAAGAGTTCTTATCCGGCTGAAACTCAGTTCGTGCAGGCTTTACAAGAGGAcgatattaaa ATGGGCTCAATGTCCCTGGGTGGTAGAGGGGTGCGCAAAGAAGTGGGTATTACTGCGTATAAGAAGCCTGGACCACCAACGCCCAGCAAACAGGCCGGAAGACTATCAGCCACT gACTCTGAACTGCGAGAGTCTCTCCGCGTGGAAGCTGAGCCCAACGCCTCCCGCAAGACTAGTACTCCGTCGCGTCTTCGCTCGTTATTCCGTCCCAACAAGAACGATACCACCGAA tCCACACCGCGGTCCAGACGCCTGAGCAAcattttcagaaaaaaataa